From Gordonia crocea, the proteins below share one genomic window:
- a CDS encoding acyl-CoA dehydrogenase family protein — protein sequence MADNSPWATDELRALREMTRAFCEKEIAPNIDRFREQHHVDRDLWNKAGEVGLLCMSIPEEYGGGGGTFAHEAVLMEEQSRIADSSWGVSLHNAIVAHYLLAYGSEEQKKQWLPKMATGEVVGAIAMTEPGTGSDLQSVKTKAIKDGDDYVIDGSKTFITNGGQADLIIVVAKTDPNEGAKGISLILVEADREGFSRGRVLDKIGQRGQDTSELNFTGVRVPQSNLLGDAEGLGFIQLMQQLPQERLIIGVTSVSGMEAAVEATVAYTKEREAFGRPVFSFQNTKFKLAECATEAKIARVFVDDCIVKHLKGELDIPTVAMAKWWTSDRAMVVADECLQLFGGYGYMNEYPIARMWADTRVQKIYAGTNEIMKEIIARSL from the coding sequence ATGGCAGATAATTCCCCTTGGGCTACAGACGAATTGCGTGCACTGCGCGAGATGACGCGCGCCTTCTGTGAGAAGGAAATCGCACCCAACATCGACCGATTCCGCGAGCAGCACCACGTTGACCGCGACCTGTGGAACAAGGCCGGCGAGGTCGGCCTTCTCTGCATGTCGATCCCGGAGGAGTACGGCGGCGGGGGCGGCACGTTCGCCCACGAGGCCGTGCTCATGGAGGAGCAGTCGCGCATCGCCGACTCGTCCTGGGGCGTGAGCCTGCACAACGCCATCGTTGCGCACTACCTCCTCGCATACGGCTCGGAGGAGCAGAAGAAGCAGTGGCTGCCGAAGATGGCGACTGGTGAGGTCGTCGGCGCCATCGCGATGACCGAGCCGGGTACCGGATCGGACCTGCAGAGCGTCAAGACCAAGGCGATCAAGGACGGCGACGACTACGTCATCGACGGGTCGAAGACCTTCATCACCAACGGCGGCCAGGCCGACCTCATCATCGTGGTGGCCAAGACCGATCCCAACGAGGGCGCCAAGGGCATTTCGCTGATCCTGGTCGAGGCCGACCGCGAGGGCTTCAGCCGCGGTCGCGTCCTGGACAAGATCGGGCAGCGCGGCCAGGACACCTCGGAGCTGAACTTCACCGGCGTGCGCGTCCCGCAGTCGAACCTGCTCGGCGATGCCGAGGGGTTGGGCTTCATCCAGCTGATGCAGCAGCTCCCGCAGGAGCGACTGATCATCGGCGTCACTTCGGTGTCGGGCATGGAGGCGGCGGTGGAGGCGACGGTCGCCTACACCAAGGAGCGTGAAGCGTTCGGCCGCCCGGTGTTCAGCTTCCAGAACACCAAATTCAAGCTCGCCGAGTGTGCCACCGAGGCCAAGATCGCCCGCGTGTTCGTTGACGACTGCATCGTCAAGCACCTCAAGGGCGAGCTCGACATCCCGACCGTCGCCATGGCGAAGTGGTGGACCAGCGACCGCGCCATGGTCGTCGCCGACGAGTGCCTCCAGTTGTTCGGCGGCTACGGCTACATGAACGAGTACCCGATCGCGCGCATGTGGGCCGACACCCGCGTGCAGAAGATCTACGCCGGTACCAACGAGATCATGAAGGAGATCATCGCCCGTTCCCTGTGA
- a CDS encoding DUF4185 domain-containing protein, whose amino-acid sequence MTLARQRFVWFAVSAALVASTALVPGSAHARILPSSGCVNDLPPKPKPNPVGPGDMVPQEFRFDLPYPRLLPVPEPGPKKKPVRIPSQQPPPKKKRCVDPCPDLTDPKKPKPSGANGSLGSLAAPKITFKLKPINIPYPVPNPYAPKLPPPPAKVNPGWDRAPLTPAPSLPRVRSVRWVSTLTGKGSTSRTDKRWQVMGTDLGIMWESKPGQIAVAFGDTFGKGFKPPGANGGDWRSNIIGFSSDRKLADGMSIDTMIQDSRCHAVQVVDARHINHYELTTIPTSGFAIGERQFMTYMSVRAWGNIPGVWLTNHGGLAYSDDEGSTWTRDPYLRWDNVFGTSQFQVASMVPQGDYVYMFGTPNSRLGSVGLARVRKDDVLNKTAYQYWRDGRWVPSRDANAASVLFGGPTGELSVRYNAETARWEMTYLDVVKGAIVLRTAREPQGRWSEPVQLVHSGDRSQLYGGFIHPWSSGNDLYFTLSQWSTYNVSLMRARVY is encoded by the coding sequence ATGACACTGGCCCGCCAGCGGTTCGTCTGGTTTGCGGTATCGGCTGCCCTCGTCGCGTCGACGGCGTTGGTGCCGGGGTCGGCACATGCGCGGATTCTGCCGAGCTCGGGCTGCGTGAACGACCTGCCGCCCAAGCCCAAGCCGAACCCGGTCGGACCCGGCGACATGGTCCCGCAGGAGTTTCGCTTCGACCTGCCGTATCCGAGGCTGCTGCCCGTGCCGGAGCCGGGGCCCAAGAAGAAGCCGGTGCGGATACCGTCGCAGCAGCCGCCGCCCAAGAAGAAGCGCTGCGTCGACCCCTGCCCGGATCTCACCGATCCCAAGAAGCCCAAACCATCCGGGGCGAACGGGTCTCTGGGCAGTCTGGCCGCGCCGAAGATCACCTTCAAACTGAAGCCGATCAACATTCCATACCCGGTGCCGAATCCGTATGCGCCGAAGCTTCCGCCGCCGCCGGCGAAGGTGAATCCAGGGTGGGACCGCGCCCCGCTCACCCCGGCGCCGAGCCTTCCGCGGGTCCGCTCGGTGCGGTGGGTCTCGACGCTGACCGGCAAGGGGTCGACGAGCCGGACCGACAAGCGCTGGCAGGTCATGGGCACCGACCTGGGCATCATGTGGGAGTCCAAGCCGGGCCAGATCGCGGTCGCCTTCGGCGACACCTTCGGCAAGGGTTTCAAGCCGCCGGGGGCCAACGGCGGCGACTGGCGCAGCAACATCATCGGATTCAGTTCGGATCGGAAGTTGGCCGACGGGATGTCGATCGACACGATGATCCAGGACAGTCGGTGCCATGCGGTGCAGGTCGTCGACGCGCGGCACATCAACCACTACGAGTTGACGACGATCCCCACGTCGGGCTTCGCGATCGGCGAGCGGCAGTTCATGACCTATATGTCGGTCCGGGCGTGGGGCAACATCCCCGGTGTGTGGCTGACCAACCACGGCGGGTTGGCCTACTCCGACGACGAGGGGTCGACGTGGACCCGCGACCCGTACCTGCGGTGGGACAACGTCTTCGGGACCTCGCAGTTCCAGGTGGCGTCGATGGTGCCCCAGGGCGACTACGTCTACATGTTCGGCACCCCCAACTCGCGGTTGGGCTCGGTCGGCCTCGCGCGGGTCCGCAAGGATGACGTCCTGAACAAGACCGCCTACCAGTATTGGCGCGATGGGCGCTGGGTGCCCTCCCGCGACGCGAACGCGGCATCGGTGCTGTTCGGCGGCCCGACGGGCGAGTTGTCGGTGCGGTACAACGCCGAAACAGCACGCTGGGAGATGACCTATCTCGACGTCGTGAAGGGGGCGATCGTGTTGCGGACCGCGCGCGAACCCCAGGGCAGGTGGTCCGAGCCGGTGCAACTGGTCCATTCCGGCGACCGGTCGCAGCTCTACGGCGGATTCATCCACCCCTGGTCGAGCGGCAACGACCTCTACTTCACGCTGAGCCAGTGGTCGACCTACAACGTGAGCCTGATGCGGGCCCGCGTCTACTGA
- the ectA gene encoding diaminobutyrate acetyltransferase has product MRLSQTSATTTPDDRVALRQPRISDGALMHRLAVDTGVLDANTVYAYVLWCHDFAATSVVAEVDGEFAGFVTGYQRPADPSVLMVWQVAVDGRQRGRGIAAAMLNHLIDGFADSGVRAMHTTISPDNEASQRLFSSVAQRRGLTFTRRPLFAATDLGDGHEAEDLYVLAP; this is encoded by the coding sequence ATGAGGCTGTCCCAGACAAGCGCGACCACGACTCCCGACGACCGGGTTGCCTTGCGGCAACCGCGGATCTCAGACGGTGCCTTGATGCATCGTCTGGCCGTCGATACCGGCGTCCTCGACGCCAACACCGTTTACGCCTACGTGTTGTGGTGCCACGACTTCGCAGCCACCTCGGTCGTTGCCGAGGTGGACGGGGAGTTCGCCGGCTTCGTCACCGGCTACCAGCGGCCCGCCGATCCGTCGGTCCTGATGGTGTGGCAGGTGGCCGTGGACGGTCGACAGCGGGGGCGGGGTATCGCGGCGGCCATGCTGAACCACCTGATCGACGGTTTCGCCGACAGCGGCGTGCGTGCCATGCACACGACTATCAGCCCGGACAACGAAGCATCGCAACGCCTGTTCTCCTCGGTCGCGCAGCGCCGGGGACTGACCTTCACCCGACGGCCGCTGTTCGCCGCGACCGATCTCGGCGACGGACACGAGGCCGAGGACCTCTACGTCCTCGCCCCCTAG
- the ectB gene encoding diaminobutyrate--2-oxoglutarate transaminase, with translation MQLLSQQITPEVFADHESEVRSYCRNWPTVFSRAKGAWLTDVDGKRYLDFFAGAGALNYGHNNTALKGPLMEYLAQDGITHSLDMYTEAKGEFLSAFNELILAPRGLDYKVQFPGPTGTNAVESALKLARKVTGRESIISFTNAFHGMTLGSLSVTGNSMKRAGAGIPLVHATPMPFDNYFDGVVEDFNWFERVLDDSGSGLNRPAAVIVETVQGEGGVNVARAEWLRALAELCRRRDILLIVDDVQMGCGRTGTFFSFEEAGIVPDIVTLSKSIGGYGMPLALTLIRPDLDVWGPGEHNGTFRGNNPAFITGAAALREYWADDALSRDVIAKGDRIATAFTALCEKHEGLSHRGRGMVRGLVFDDAPAAAKVCAIAFDSGLLVETSGPADEVVKLLPPLTINADDLEVGLAVLAQAVEEVLA, from the coding sequence ATGCAACTCCTATCGCAACAGATCACCCCCGAGGTTTTCGCCGACCACGAGTCCGAGGTCCGCAGCTATTGCCGGAACTGGCCGACGGTCTTCAGCCGCGCGAAGGGCGCATGGCTCACCGACGTCGACGGTAAGCGCTACCTCGACTTCTTCGCCGGCGCCGGCGCACTCAATTACGGCCACAACAACACCGCCCTCAAGGGGCCGTTGATGGAGTACCTGGCGCAGGACGGGATCACCCACAGCCTCGACATGTACACCGAGGCGAAAGGGGAGTTCCTCTCCGCCTTCAACGAGTTGATCCTCGCCCCGCGCGGCCTCGACTACAAGGTGCAGTTCCCCGGGCCGACCGGGACCAACGCCGTCGAGTCAGCGCTGAAGCTGGCGCGCAAGGTCACCGGACGCGAGTCGATCATCAGCTTCACCAACGCCTTCCACGGCATGACCCTGGGTTCGCTGTCGGTCACCGGCAACTCGATGAAGCGCGCCGGTGCGGGCATTCCGCTCGTGCACGCGACGCCGATGCCCTTCGACAACTACTTCGACGGGGTCGTCGAGGACTTCAACTGGTTCGAGCGCGTGCTCGACGATTCGGGCAGCGGTCTCAACCGCCCGGCCGCGGTGATCGTCGAGACGGTGCAGGGCGAGGGCGGGGTCAACGTCGCCCGTGCCGAGTGGCTGCGGGCGCTCGCCGAACTGTGCCGCCGCCGCGACATCCTGCTCATCGTCGACGATGTGCAGATGGGCTGCGGCCGCACCGGTACCTTCTTCTCGTTCGAGGAGGCCGGCATCGTTCCCGACATCGTGACGCTGTCCAAGTCGATCGGCGGCTACGGCATGCCGCTGGCGCTGACCCTCATCCGCCCCGACCTCGACGTCTGGGGCCCGGGGGAGCACAACGGCACCTTCCGCGGCAACAACCCGGCCTTCATCACCGGCGCGGCGGCACTGCGGGAGTACTGGGCCGACGATGCCCTCTCGCGCGACGTGATCGCCAAGGGCGACCGCATCGCCACCGCCTTCACCGCGTTGTGCGAGAAGCACGAGGGCCTGTCGCACCGTGGGCGCGGGATGGTGCGCGGGCTGGTCTTCGACGACGCGCCGGCCGCGGCCAAGGTGTGTGCGATCGCCTTCGACTCCGGCCTGTTGGTCGAGACCTCGGGTCCCGCCGACGAGGTGGTCAAACTGCTGCCGCCGCTGACCATCAACGCCGACGACCTCGAGGTCGGCCTTGCCGTGCTCGCCCAGGCCGTCGAGGAGGTGCTGGCATGA
- a CDS encoding ectoine synthase produces the protein MIVRTTEEITGTERDVAAPNGNWRSKRIVLGGDGVGFSFHETTIAAGSVNEFHYANHIEAVWLVEGEGRLTDRETGEVYPLAPGTMYLLNGHERHTVEATTQLRMLCVFNPPVVGTEVHDDNGVYPLVEVPAQAANAAAG, from the coding sequence ATGATCGTGCGCACCACCGAGGAGATCACCGGTACCGAACGCGACGTCGCGGCGCCCAACGGCAACTGGCGCTCCAAGCGCATCGTCCTCGGCGGCGACGGCGTCGGGTTCTCTTTCCACGAGACGACGATCGCCGCCGGCTCGGTCAACGAGTTCCACTACGCCAACCACATCGAGGCGGTGTGGCTCGTCGAAGGGGAGGGAAGGTTGACCGACCGGGAGACCGGCGAGGTCTACCCGCTGGCTCCGGGGACCATGTATCTGCTCAACGGGCATGAGCGCCACACCGTCGAGGCGACGACTCAACTGCGCATGTTGTGCGTGTTCAACCCGCCGGTCGTGGGTACCGAGGTCCACGACGACAACGGGGTGTACCCGCTGGTCGAGGTTCCCGCGCAGGCGGCCAACGCAGCCGCGGGATAA
- the orn gene encoding oligoribonuclease: MQDKLVWIDCEMTGLDSAADKLIEIAVLVTDGDLNILGDGLDIVIHADDEALANMPDVVTKMHAASGLTDEVRASTVTLAEAEDQVLAYIRGHINSSGQAPLAGNSIATDRAFIARDMPRLNEYLHYRMVDVSSIKELCRRWYPKIYFGQPAKGLAHRALADIRESIQELRYYRAAAFVAAPGPDTDELTAIVADLDQS, translated from the coding sequence GTGCAAGACAAACTGGTGTGGATCGACTGCGAAATGACCGGCCTGGACTCGGCCGCGGACAAACTGATCGAGATCGCCGTCTTGGTGACCGACGGCGACCTCAACATCCTCGGCGACGGCTTGGACATCGTGATCCACGCCGACGACGAGGCCTTGGCGAACATGCCCGACGTCGTCACCAAGATGCATGCGGCCTCCGGCCTGACCGACGAGGTCCGCGCGTCCACGGTGACCCTCGCCGAAGCCGAGGATCAGGTCTTGGCATACATCCGCGGCCACATCAACTCGTCGGGACAGGCACCGCTGGCGGGGAACTCGATCGCCACCGACCGCGCCTTCATCGCCCGTGACATGCCCCGGCTCAACGAGTACCTGCACTACCGGATGGTCGACGTCAGCTCGATCAAAGAGCTCTGCCGCCGCTGGTATCCGAAGATCTACTTCGGCCAGCCGGCCAAGGGCCTCGCACACCGGGCCCTGGCTGACATCCGCGAGTCGATCCAGGAGCTCCGGTACTACCGTGCGGCGGCCTTCGTGGCCGCTCCCGGGCCCGACACCGACGAGTTGACCGCGATCGTCGCCGATCTCGACCAGTCGTGA
- the cmrA gene encoding mycolate reductase (Catalyzes the final step in mycolic acid biosynthesis.) yields the protein MGIPHPSAQARAVVTGASSGIGMGFARDLAARGHGLILVARRGEILEDLAAQLRAEHGVPVEIRAIDLSDPTAVTVLCGELAGREISILVNNAGVATFGPLVDLDPEYERAQVRLNVNAVHDLTLAVLPQMVARRAGGILMVGSAAGNMPIPNNATYAASKAFVNTFSESLRVEVADAGVHVTLLAPGPVRTHTPTAEEASTVDANVPDFLWHDSAKVATMSVDALLRNKMRVVPGALSKAMSVAGGYSPRKITAPIVGAFYRKLGD from the coding sequence ATGGGAATCCCACATCCGTCAGCGCAGGCCAGAGCCGTTGTCACCGGCGCATCGTCGGGAATCGGCATGGGGTTCGCGCGCGATCTGGCCGCGCGCGGCCACGGCCTCATCCTCGTCGCCCGGCGCGGCGAGATCCTCGAGGATCTCGCTGCGCAACTGCGCGCCGAGCACGGGGTGCCGGTCGAGATCCGGGCCATCGACCTCTCCGACCCGACGGCGGTCACCGTGCTCTGCGGCGAGTTGGCCGGGCGGGAGATCTCCATCCTGGTCAACAACGCCGGGGTGGCCACCTTCGGGCCGCTCGTCGACCTCGATCCCGAGTACGAGCGGGCGCAGGTCCGGCTCAACGTCAACGCGGTCCACGACCTGACGCTGGCCGTCCTGCCCCAGATGGTGGCGCGGCGGGCGGGCGGCATCCTGATGGTCGGCTCGGCGGCCGGCAACATGCCGATCCCCAACAACGCCACCTATGCGGCCAGCAAGGCCTTCGTCAACACCTTCAGCGAGTCGCTGCGGGTCGAGGTCGCCGACGCCGGCGTCCACGTGACCCTCTTGGCGCCGGGGCCGGTGCGCACGCACACCCCGACCGCCGAAGAGGCGAGCACCGTCGACGCGAACGTGCCCGACTTCCTGTGGCATGACTCGGCAAAAGTCGCCACGATGAGCGTGGATGCACTGTTGCGCAACAAGATGCGCGTGGTTCCCGGTGCGCTGTCCAAAGCCATGTCGGTGGCCGGCGGATACTCGCCGCGCAAAATCACCGCGCCGATCGTCGGCGCCTTCTACCGCAAGCTCGGCGACTAG
- a CDS encoding NADPH-dependent 2,4-dienoyl-CoA reductase has translation MASPTVPVAPNPHYPHLFEPLTINGLTMPNRIVMGSMHTGLEDRVWDTDKLAAYYAERARGGAGLIITGGFATSRTGQLVTLGGKMTNQLDVARHRKVTKTVHEAGGLIAMQLIHAGRYGYNPFKVAAGSEPSPIHPFKHLKMTEQIIWHVIRTFGQAAKLAEKAGYDAVELMGGEGYLINQFLCPHTNDRTDKWGGTTENRQRFLVEIIKEVRKQVSPAFPIILRQSIADFVKNGQTWDEIALMARKAQEYGVDAINTDIGWHEAGVPTIVTSVPRGAFVKFTERLRDEVTIPLIASNRINTPEFAEEILERGRVDAVSMARPLLADPDWANKARDGRADEINTCIGCNQACLDHAFVGKKVSCLLNPRAGRETTLTLGATRLARHVAVIGAGPAGLAAAVSAAQRGHRVELFEGGEAIGGQFAIAARIPGKEEFNETIRYYRRQLEINNVRVHLGKRVSAEEILDGSASGFSGEQAKFDDVVIATGVVPRIPNIPGIDHPMVMSYADAVLGRREIGKRVAVIGAGGIGFDVTEFLTVDESPTLNLKEWEQEWGVSEDLSIPGFVTKPRPLPPVREVYMVQRKPGRQGKSLGKTTGWVHRAAVKMKGVEQISGATYDLIDDAGLHITLHDKEGNETGKRILEVDNVVVCAGQESVRELIDPLTVAGVTTHVIGGADEAGELDAKRAIRQGTEVAASLP, from the coding sequence GTGGCTTCTCCTACCGTTCCGGTCGCTCCCAACCCGCACTACCCGCACCTGTTCGAGCCGCTGACCATCAACGGCCTCACCATGCCCAACCGCATCGTGATGGGCTCCATGCACACCGGCCTCGAGGATCGGGTCTGGGACACCGACAAGCTGGCCGCCTACTACGCCGAACGCGCGCGCGGCGGCGCCGGACTGATCATCACCGGCGGATTCGCCACCAGCCGGACCGGCCAGCTGGTCACCCTCGGCGGCAAGATGACCAACCAACTCGACGTGGCGCGCCACCGCAAGGTCACCAAGACCGTCCACGAGGCCGGCGGGCTGATCGCCATGCAGCTCATCCACGCGGGCCGGTACGGCTACAACCCGTTCAAGGTGGCCGCCGGCTCCGAGCCCTCCCCGATCCACCCGTTCAAGCACCTGAAGATGACCGAGCAGATCATCTGGCACGTCATCCGGACCTTCGGCCAGGCCGCGAAGCTGGCCGAGAAGGCCGGATACGACGCAGTCGAACTCATGGGCGGCGAGGGCTACCTCATCAACCAGTTCCTCTGCCCGCACACCAACGACCGCACCGACAAGTGGGGCGGCACCACCGAGAACCGGCAGCGCTTCCTCGTCGAGATCATCAAAGAGGTGCGCAAGCAGGTCTCGCCGGCCTTCCCGATCATCCTGCGGCAGTCCATCGCCGACTTCGTGAAGAACGGCCAGACCTGGGACGAAATCGCACTCATGGCGCGCAAGGCCCAGGAGTACGGCGTCGACGCCATCAACACCGACATCGGCTGGCACGAGGCGGGCGTCCCGACCATCGTCACCTCCGTCCCCCGCGGCGCCTTCGTGAAGTTCACCGAGCGGCTGCGCGACGAGGTGACCATCCCGCTGATCGCTTCCAACCGCATCAACACCCCGGAGTTCGCCGAGGAGATCCTCGAGCGCGGCCGCGTCGACGCGGTGTCGATGGCCCGCCCCCTGCTGGCCGACCCGGACTGGGCGAACAAGGCCCGCGACGGGCGCGCCGACGAGATCAACACCTGCATCGGGTGCAACCAGGCCTGCCTCGACCACGCCTTCGTCGGCAAGAAGGTCTCGTGCCTGCTCAATCCCCGGGCCGGCCGCGAGACCACGCTGACGCTCGGCGCCACCCGCCTGGCCCGCCACGTCGCGGTCATCGGCGCCGGCCCCGCCGGACTCGCCGCGGCCGTCTCGGCGGCCCAGCGCGGCCACCGTGTCGAACTCTTCGAGGGCGGCGAGGCGATCGGCGGTCAGTTCGCCATCGCCGCGCGCATCCCGGGCAAGGAAGAGTTCAACGAGACGATCCGCTACTACCGGCGCCAACTCGAGATCAACAACGTCCGGGTGCACCTGGGCAAGCGGGTGAGCGCCGAGGAGATCCTCGACGGCAGCGCGAGCGGCTTCTCCGGCGAGCAGGCGAAGTTCGACGACGTGGTCATCGCGACCGGCGTCGTACCGCGCATCCCCAACATCCCCGGCATCGACCACCCCATGGTGATGTCCTACGCCGACGCCGTGCTCGGGCGCCGCGAGATCGGCAAGCGGGTCGCCGTCATCGGCGCCGGCGGTATCGGTTTCGACGTCACCGAGTTCCTGACCGTCGACGAGTCGCCCACCCTCAACCTCAAGGAGTGGGAACAGGAGTGGGGCGTCAGCGAAGACCTGTCGATCCCCGGCTTCGTCACCAAGCCGCGTCCGCTGCCCCCGGTGCGCGAGGTCTACATGGTGCAGCGCAAACCCGGACGCCAGGGCAAGTCGCTGGGCAAGACCACCGGTTGGGTGCACCGCGCTGCGGTCAAGATGAAGGGCGTCGAGCAGATCTCCGGCGCGACCTACGATTTGATCGACGACGCCGGGCTGCACATCACGCTTCACGACAAGGAGGGCAACGAGACCGGCAAACGGATCCTCGAGGTCGACAACGTCGTGGTGTGCGCCGGCCAGGAGTCGGTCCGCGAACTCATCGACCCGTTGACCGTCGCCGGGGTGACCACCCACGTGATCGGCGGCGCCGACGAGGCCGGTGAGCTCGACGCGAAGCGGGCCATCCGGCAGGGCACCGAGGTGGCCGCCTCGCTGCCCTGA
- a CDS encoding PadR family transcriptional regulator, whose product MALEHAIMVSLAERPGTGYEIARQFDRSIGHFWSATHQQVYRTLKKLHVDGLVDFEPVAQDGRPDKKVYQLSDDGREALAKWVSTPTPVTPLRNELGVKIRGAEHGDLASIILELEQYRTNNQHLLDFYRSSAARDYPDPDSLTGRKLHQYLVLRGGIRAATGVVEWCDEVIAGLGKELKEH is encoded by the coding sequence ATGGCGCTTGAGCACGCGATCATGGTTTCCCTGGCCGAACGGCCGGGCACCGGCTATGAGATCGCGCGGCAATTCGACCGGTCGATCGGCCACTTCTGGTCCGCAACGCACCAGCAGGTCTATCGCACCCTGAAGAAGCTCCACGTCGACGGCTTGGTCGACTTCGAGCCGGTGGCCCAAGACGGCCGCCCGGACAAGAAGGTCTACCAACTCTCCGACGACGGCCGCGAGGCGCTGGCCAAGTGGGTATCGACCCCCACCCCGGTGACCCCGCTGCGCAACGAGCTGGGCGTCAAGATCCGAGGAGCCGAACACGGCGACCTCGCATCGATCATTCTCGAGCTCGAGCAATACCGCACCAACAACCAGCACCTGCTCGACTTCTATCGCTCCTCCGCGGCGCGGGACTATCCCGACCCGGACTCCCTCACCGGCCGCAAGCTGCACCAGTACCTGGTCTTGCGCGGCGGGATCCGCGCCGCCACCGGAGTCGTCGAATGGTGCGACGAGGTCATCGCCGGCCTCGGCAAAGAACTGAAAGAACACTAG
- a CDS encoding PLD nuclease N-terminal domain-containing protein, which yields MPYLGLFTLAVMVLTLIDVIRTDESLVRGLPKIAWVILVVIIPLVGAIAWIAMGRPAIDDVPHRDPQSTAFPEYDRPGRHVATDPDADREFLEQVRRRAEEQRRKGLEQRGDLERKEPDAD from the coding sequence ATGCCGTATCTGGGACTCTTCACGCTGGCCGTCATGGTGCTCACGCTGATCGACGTCATCCGAACCGACGAGTCGTTGGTGCGCGGCCTTCCCAAGATCGCCTGGGTGATCCTCGTCGTCATCATTCCGCTGGTCGGTGCGATCGCCTGGATCGCCATGGGCCGGCCCGCCATCGACGACGTCCCACACCGGGACCCGCAGTCGACGGCCTTCCCCGAGTACGACCGCCCCGGCCGACACGTGGCCACCGACCCCGACGCCGACCGGGAATTCCTGGAGCAGGTCCGGCGCCGCGCCGAAGAACAACGGCGCAAGGGTCTTGAGCAGCGCGGGGACCTGGAGCGCAAGGAACCCGACGCGGACTGA
- a CDS encoding TMEM175 family protein yields the protein MSNPPQRRTPEGLKRLIAFSDGVVAIALTLLVLPLADLASELRAQPTFIDAMNQHSDALLGFFISFAVIWVLWRNHHEIMENFQGYNATMFNVHFLWLLSIVVLPLATALISNDRVSWADAFYIVVLGFAIGSLIVISRQGLRHPDLVVHDDAVRRSLAGWSGVGTIIALIVALVVTIVWPSLGSLPLLLLVVPGPLSAILTRARGE from the coding sequence ATGTCGAATCCCCCGCAACGCCGCACGCCCGAGGGGCTCAAACGCCTCATCGCCTTCTCCGACGGCGTCGTCGCGATCGCGCTGACATTGCTGGTGTTGCCGTTGGCCGACCTGGCCAGTGAGCTGCGTGCCCAACCGACCTTTATCGATGCGATGAACCAACACAGCGATGCGCTGCTCGGCTTCTTCATCAGTTTCGCGGTGATCTGGGTGTTGTGGCGCAACCACCACGAGATCATGGAGAACTTCCAGGGGTACAACGCCACGATGTTCAACGTCCATTTTTTGTGGCTGTTGTCCATCGTCGTTCTCCCGTTGGCCACGGCACTGATCTCCAATGATCGGGTGTCGTGGGCCGATGCCTTCTACATCGTCGTGCTCGGGTTCGCGATCGGGTCGCTCATCGTGATCTCGCGACAGGGGCTGCGCCATCCCGATTTGGTCGTCCACGACGATGCGGTCCGGCGGAGTCTGGCCGGCTGGTCGGGCGTCGGCACGATCATCGCGCTGATCGTCGCGCTGGTCGTCACGATCGTCTGGCCGTCGCTGGGCAGCCTGCCGTTGCTCCTGCTGGTGGTTCCGGGACCGCTCAGCGCGATCCTCACTCGGGCCCGAGGCGAATAG
- a CDS encoding molybdenum cofactor biosynthesis protein MoaE, with protein MTSPQSGVPLAAIVDAAVDPRDCESAVRTDADGALVTFTGTVRDHHDDRPVTALRYEAHPRAAEFLDRVCARYRSGEIRVAAQHRVGDLAIGEIAVVVAVAAPHRAEAFSVCAAVIDEIKATVPIWKFETYADGRSEWQTPTC; from the coding sequence ATGACTAGTCCCCAGTCAGGGGTCCCCCTGGCCGCCATCGTCGACGCGGCGGTGGACCCGCGGGACTGCGAGTCCGCCGTGCGCACCGACGCCGACGGCGCCCTGGTCACCTTCACCGGAACGGTGCGCGACCACCACGACGATCGGCCGGTGACCGCGCTTCGCTACGAGGCGCATCCGCGCGCCGCGGAGTTCCTCGACCGGGTCTGCGCGCGTTACCGGTCGGGCGAGATCCGCGTGGCCGCCCAGCACCGGGTCGGCGACCTGGCGATCGGCGAGATCGCCGTCGTCGTCGCGGTGGCCGCACCGCACCGCGCCGAGGCCTTCTCGGTGTGCGCCGCGGTCATCGACGAGATCAAGGCCACGGTCCCGATCTGGAAGTTCGAGACCTACGCCGACGGCCGTTCCGAGTGGCAGACGCCGACCTGCTGA